CAACTGCTCATCCTGACTGGCCAGCAGAGCCGCCTCCATCTGGTGCAAGCGCTCTCGGGCGCGCAACAGCATGACCTTCCCCGATTCAACCTGTTCACGCAGGGAATGGGCGTACTGCTGAAACTCCTCCGCCTCGCGCAACAGAACCTTGCGCAACTCTTCCAGATCTGTCAACCGGTCACTGCCGCGCAGGCGTTCGACCGCCTGGTCGATTCCCTCGCCTGTTCGCCCCATGCCCTGGAGCAGACTGCCAAAAAGGACGACCATATCCAGCAAGGTTTTTTTGAGCTCATCCCGCTCCTGTTGCCAGGCGGACCGTCCCAGATCCTCCTGAACGACGATGCCACTCAGCAAGGTGTGAAGATCCTTCCACGACACCTCCGCGCCGGGGGGCCCCAGTTTCGCAAGGGCCTCGGCCAAGCGAGGATCCTGTGTGCCCAACTGGCGCAGAACGACCAACAACCTTTCGCGGAATGTTTCGGGTGGTTTTGCATCCTTGTCATGTTGCCTGGAAATCTCTTCCTTGATCCAGGTTGCGATCTGGCTGACGGTCGCGTTAATGGAAGCGGGAGTCAATTGCGTCGCGGCACGAATTTGCCGGCCAAGCCGTTCGACATCGGCCTCACGCTCCCTGTCCTGTGCCAAAACCGGCTTGACCAAGGCGTCCAGGAGCAGGTAGCAAACGGACCGCGCATCCTCGATGGAGGCCACCCAGGGCTGCCGGACAAGGATCTCCTTGATCTGGCGTTTGGCTTCAGTGCTGGCGGGAGGGTCTCTCTCCAGACTCTTCAAGACCCTTTCCAGAAAAGTTTCCATCGTTTCCAAGGCTAGTGGCTCAACCGTGTTGAATTGATGTGCAGAAATGTTCCAATGCTCCGGGAA
Above is a genomic segment from Magnetococcales bacterium containing:
- a CDS encoding diguanylate cyclase; this translates as METMETFLERVLKSLERDPPASTEAKRQIKEILVRQPWVASIEDARSVCYLLLDALVKPVLAQDREREADVERLGRQIRAATQLTPASINATVSQIATWIKEEISRQHDKDAKPPETFRERLLVVLRQLGTQDPRLAEALAKLGPPGAEVSWKDLHTLLSGIVVQEDLGRSAWQQERDELKKTLLDMVVLFGSLLQGMGRTGEGIDQAVERLRGSDRLTDLEELRKVLLREAEEFQQYAHSLREQVESGKVMLLRARERLHQMEAALLASQDEQLIDPLSGLPNRFSFSAHLTRHTERALHLQEPFVLLLCRIEGLGPLLDGLSEKESKRLLLALAKRMRGKVEPEIYLARLNVENFAMILPKGGGERAMGAASQIHDMFDALRFRMGAQSLAVRPVFGGAVHHPAWNEQAMLVQADAALTEAVAMKNSGLRIRMAAYRPPGDLITANGHITPG